A single Spiroplasma floricola 23-6 DNA region contains:
- a CDS encoding HAD-IIB family hydrolase has translation MKWWISDFDGTLTLKENNYELIERDINFVKQWTKENKFIIATGRDIDHVNELVQQHGFDVEYKITNNGAAMFKGQKTLYELSIPMTQRQKIYDALKKLHNFCGIKLSDTLNAIEISGIKEEKPRYEATIVIPLWFEKEDKFDEYIETVLTNEKLNNVALYAHTQDFDYIRSLFKDLKDVKILHTSPFVLELMHQDVSKYTGIKYLQEKYNIDPKDIISSGDGDNDFEMLENVQNSFVMASGTKLALKAGKTIIRNTKREIGKYIN, from the coding sequence ATGAAATGATGAATAAGTGATTTTGATGGTACTTTAACTTTAAAAGAAAATAACTATGAGTTAATTGAAAGAGATATAAATTTTGTAAAACAATGAACAAAAGAAAATAAATTTATTATTGCAACAGGAAGAGATATTGATCATGTAAATGAGTTAGTACAACAACATGGATTTGATGTTGAGTATAAAATTACTAACAATGGAGCTGCGATGTTTAAAGGGCAAAAAACTCTTTATGAGCTTTCAATACCTATGACACAAAGACAAAAAATTTATGATGCTTTAAAAAAATTACATAATTTTTGTGGTATTAAATTATCAGATACTTTAAATGCTATTGAAATATCGGGTATAAAAGAAGAAAAACCAAGATATGAAGCAACTATAGTTATTCCTCTTTGATTTGAAAAAGAAGATAAATTTGATGAATATATTGAAACGGTTTTAACAAATGAAAAACTAAATAATGTTGCTCTTTATGCACATACTCAAGATTTTGACTATATTAGAAGTTTATTTAAAGATTTAAAAGATGTTAAAATATTGCATACTTCTCCATTTGTATTAGAATTAATGCACCAAGATGTTTCTAAGTATACTGGAATAAAGTATTTACAAGAGAAATACAATATTGATCCAAAAGATATTATTTCATCAGGAGATGGAGATAATGACTTTGAAATGTTAGAAAATGTGCAAAATTCATTTGTTATGGCAAGTGGTACAAAATTAGCTTTAAAAGCAGGAAAAACAATAATTAGAAATACTAAAAGAGAAATTGGCAAGTATATTAATTAA
- a CDS encoding ATP-binding cassette domain-containing protein — translation MLIVKNVTKTYSKNTGNFDISLNVKENEVYGIMGPNGAGKSTLIRQILGFVKPDSGEITVKDFDSFKKTKEIMFFSGYIAGEIALYDGLTGIQYLKIVAKLKRNVDWNFVEKLLNFFELDAKKKNKKNVYRHETKNSYNLCYYAQTRIFSFRWTNKRFRFSNINSVLWSNIKI, via the coding sequence ATGTTAATAGTAAAAAATGTAACAAAAACATATAGTAAAAATACAGGAAATTTTGATATCTCTTTAAATGTTAAAGAAAATGAAGTTTATGGAATTATGGGTCCTAATGGAGCAGGGAAATCTACTCTTATTAGACAAATTTTAGGTTTTGTAAAACCAGATTCAGGAGAAATTACAGTTAAAGATTTTGATAGTTTTAAGAAAACTAAAGAAATAATGTTTTTCTCAGGATATATTGCTGGAGAAATTGCTTTATATGATGGATTAACAGGAATACAATACTTAAAAATAGTTGCTAAATTAAAACGGAATGTTGACTGAAATTTTGTAGAAAAACTATTAAATTTTTTCGAATTAGATGCAAAGAAAAAAAATAAAAAAAATGTCTACAGGCATGAAACAAAAAACAGCTATAATCTCTGCTATTATGCACAAACTAGAATTTTTAGTTTTAGATGAACCAACAAGAGGTTTAGATTTAGCAATATCAATTCAGTTTTATGATCTAATATTAAAATTTAA
- a CDS encoding 5'-methylthioadenosine/S-adenosylhomocysteine nucleosidase, translating to MKNKNWVILFAMKDEAQSLIDKLCANLLEDKYFEIYQKDNIYIAISKIGLINAASCFSYVNQKYQIDFYINAGLVGTLSKKLSLLQTVVVKNSYLGNADATGFGYKMGQIPGMQQYYCSDENLLKSFQDFSKVDICSSDVFINSQEKVNSIIKPLSDSILIFDMECFGFFQGAYLFKKPLIALKVISDHIESGSNEEQFKLILKKGSEKISEILLQILK from the coding sequence ATGAAAAATAAAAATTGAGTAATTTTATTTGCTATGAAAGATGAAGCACAAAGTTTAATAGATAAACTTTGTGCTAATTTATTAGAAGATAAATATTTTGAAATATATCAAAAAGACAATATTTATATAGCAATTTCAAAAATAGGTTTAATTAATGCTGCAAGTTGTTTTTCTTATGTTAATCAAAAATATCAAATTGATTTTTATATTAATGCTGGACTTGTAGGAACTTTGAGCAAAAAATTATCTTTATTACAAACAGTAGTTGTTAAGAACTCTTATCTTGGTAATGCTGATGCTACAGGATTTGGTTATAAAATGGGTCAAATTCCTGGAATGCAACAATATTATTGCTCAGATGAAAATCTGCTAAAATCTTTTCAAGACTTTAGCAAGGTAGATATTTGTTCAAGTGATGTATTTATTAATTCACAAGAAAAAGTTAATTCTATAATAAAACCTTTGAGTGATTCAATTTTAATATTTGATATGGAATGTTTTGGATTTTTTCAAGGAGCATATCTGTTTAAAAAACCTTTAATAGCTCTTAAAGTGATAAGTGATCACATTGAGAGTGGAAGTAATGAGGAGCAATTTAAATTAATTTTAAAAAAAGGTAGTGAAAAAATTAGTGAAATTTTATTGCAAATTTTAAAGTAA